In Canis lupus baileyi chromosome X, mCanLup2.hap1, whole genome shotgun sequence, one DNA window encodes the following:
- the USP11 gene encoding ubiquitin carboxyl-terminal hydrolase 11 isoform X12 codes for MDTPHTAQFSHTDSVDLVLRTAREHFLVSPQEETRLWIKNAEGSFERLCNTRVTVLDAALKTGQVVIMETRNKDGTWPSAQPQAVNTALEEEEDFQGQPGICGLTNLGNTCFMNSALQCLSNVPQLTEYFLKNHYLEELNFCNPLGMKGEIAEAYADLVKQAWSGHHRSIVPHVFKTKVGHFASQFLGYQQHDSQELLSFLLDGLHEDLNRVKKKEYVELCDAAGRPDQEVAQEAWQNHKRRNDSVIVDTFHGLFKSTLVCPDCGNVSVTFDPFCYLSVPLPVSHKRVMEVFFVSMDPRRKPEQHRLVVPKKGKISDLCVALAKHTGMSPERMMVADVFSHRFYKIYQLEESLSSILDRDDIFIYEVSGRSAIGENSREDVVLPIYLRERTPARDYNNSYYGLMLFGHPLLVSVPRDRLSWDALYHILLYRLSRYVTRPSSDDEDDGDEKGHVAGASSQDSGPEQAGPSSGVAGGSRAPVDNSPGPSHWPQRARRKHLFTLQTVNSNGTSDRSTFNEDTHAQPYIAIDWEPEMKKRYYDEVEAEGYVKHDCVGYVLKKAPVRLQECIELFTTVETLEKENPWFCPTCKQHQLATKKLDLWMLPETLIIHLKRFSYTKFSREKLDTLVEFPIRDLDFSEFVIKPQNESAPELYKYDLIAVSNHYGGLRDGHYTTFACNKDSGQWHYFDDNSVSPVTENQIESKAAYVLFYQRQDVARRLQPQPSSSDPPASPACGSPPNSEFMDVN; via the exons ATGGACACACCTCACACTGCTCAATTCAGCCATACAGATTCTGTTG ACCTCGTTTTGCGCACCGCCCGAGAGCACTTCCTGGTGAGCCCTCAGGAAGAGACACGGCTGTGGATCAAGAACGCAGAGGGCTCTTTCGAGAGGTTGTGCAACACACGTGTCACAGTGCTTGACGCTGCCCTCAAGACAGGgcag GTGGTCATTATGGAGACCCGAAACAAGGATGGCACTTGGCCCAGTGCCCAGCCACAGGCCGT GAACACTGcattggaggaggaggaggatttcCAGGGCCAGCCAGGCATCTGCGGTCTCACCAACCTGGGCAACACGTGCTTCATGAACTCAGCCCTGCAG TGCCTCAGCAATGTGCCACAGCTCACCGAGTACTTCCTCAAAAACCACTACCTGGAAGAGCTCAACTTCTGCAACCCACTGGGCATGAAGGGTGAGATCGCAGAGGCCTACGCAGACCTGGTGAAGCAGGCCTGGTCCGGCCACCACCGGTCCATTGTGCCCCATGTGTTCAAG ACCAAGGTTGGCCACTTTGCATCCCAGTTTCTGGGCTACCAGCAGCATGACTCACAGGAGCTGCTGTCGTTCCTCCTGGATGGGCTACATGAGGACCTCAATCGTGTCAAGAAGAAGGAATATGTGGAGTTGTGTGATGCTGCTGGACGGCCAGATCAG GAGGTCGCTCAGGAGGCCTGGCAGAACCACAAACGGCGGAATGATTCTGTGATTGTGGACACTTTCCATGGTCTCTTCAAGTCCACGCTGGTGTGCCCTGATTGCGGCAACGTATCTGTGACCTTCGACCCTTTCTGCTACCTCAGTGTCCCACTGCCTGTCAGCCACAAGAGGGTCATGGAGGTCTTCTTTGTCTCCATGGATCCTCGCCGCAAGCCGGAGCAG CACCGGCTCGTGGTCCCCAAGAAGGGCAAGATCTCGGATCTGTGTGTGGCTCTGGCCAAACACACTGGCATGTCACCAGAAAGG ATGATGGTGGCTGACGTCTTTAGCCACCGCTTCTATAAGATCTACCAGCTGGAGGAGTCTCTGAGCAGCATCTTGGACCGCGATGATATTTTCAT aTATGAGGTGTCGGGCAGGTCTGCTATTGGTGAAAACTCCAGGGAAGACGTTGTGCTTCCTATCTACCTGCGGGAGCGCACCCCAGCCCGGGACTACAACAACTCCTACTATGGCCTGATGCTCTTTGGGCACCCTCTCCTGGTGTCGGTGCCCCGTGACCGGCTCTCCTGGGATGCCCTCTATCACATCCTGCTGTACCGCCTCTC GCGCTATGTGACCAGACCCAGCTCGGATGACGAAGATGACGGGGATGAGAAAg GACACGTGGCTGGGGCCAGCTCCCAGGATTCTGGGCCGGAGCAGGCGGGGCCCAGCTCTGGAGTCGCAGGCGGAAGCCGTGCCCCCGTGGATAACTCCCCTGGACCATCTCACTGGCCCCAGAGGGCACGGCGCAAGCACCTGTTCACCCTGCAGACAGTGAACTCCAATGGGACCAGCGACCGCTCAACCTTCAACGAGGATACCCATG CCCAGCCGTACATTGCCATCGATTGGGAGCCAGAGATGAAGAAGCGTTACTATGACGAGGTGGAGGCCGAG GGCTACGTGAAACATGACTGTGTTGGGTACGTGCTGAAGAAGGCTCCTGTGCGGCTGCAGGAGTGCATTGAGCTCTTCACCACTGTCGAGACTCTGGAGAAGGAAAATCCCTG GTTCTGCCCCACCTGCAAGCAGCACCAGCTGGCCACCAAGAAGCTGGACCTGTGGATGCTGCCCGAGACACTCATCATCCACCTGAAGCGCTTCTCCTATACCAAGTTCTCCCGCGAGAAGCTGGACACCCTTGTGGAGTTTCCTATCCG GGACCTGGACTTCTCTGAGTTTGTCATCAAGCCGCAGAATGAGTCCGCTCCAGAGCTGTACAAATATGATCTCATCGCAGTTTCCAATCATTACGGGGGCCTGCGTGACGGACACT ACACAACATTTGCTTGCAACAAAGACAGCGGCCAGTGGCATTACTTCGATGACAACAGTGTCTCACCTGTAACTGAGAATCAGATCGAG TCCAAGGCAGCCTATGTCCTCTTCTACCAACGCCAGGATGTGGCGCGTCGCCTGCAACCCCAGCCCAGTTCATCTGACCCCCCGGCATCTCCTGCCTGCGGTTCCCCACCCAACTCTGAGTTCATGGATGTAAACTAA
- the USP11 gene encoding ubiquitin carboxyl-terminal hydrolase 11 isoform X6: MAAVAANVAAAAEDREPQREAVPGLESQWRQIENSESGRERPLRAGESWFLVEQHWYKRWEVYVQGGDQDSGTFPGCINNADLFEDQVNWRLKKGLVEGEDYVLLPAAAWHYLVDWYGLEHGQPPIERKVVELPSVQKVEVYPVELLLVRHSDMDTPHTAQFSHTDSVDLVLRTAREHFLVSPQEETRLWIKNAEGSFERLCNTRVTVLDAALKTGQVVIMETRNKDGTWPSAQPQAVNTALEEEEDFQGQPGICGLTNLGNTCFMNSALQCLSNVPQLTEYFLKNHYLEELNFCNPLGMKGEIAEAYADLVKQAWSGHHRSIVPHVFKTKVGHFASQFLGYQQHDSQELLSFLLDGLHEDLNRVKKKEYVELCDAAGRPDQEVAQEAWQNHKRRNDSVIVDTFHGLFKSTLVCPDCGNVSVTFDPFCYLSVPLPVSHKRVMEVFFVSMDPRRKPEQHRLVVPKKGKISDLCVALAKHTGMSPERMMVADVFSHRFYKIYQLEESLSSILDRDDIFIYEVSGRSAIGENSREDVVLPIYLRERTPARDYNNSYYGLMLFGHPLLVSVPRDRLSWDALYHILLYRLSRYVTRPSSDDEDDGDEKGHVAGASSQDSGPEQAGPSSGVAGGSRAPVDNSPGPSHWPQRARRKHLFTLQTVNSNGTSDRSTFNEDTHAQPYIAIDWEPEMKKRYYDEVEAEGYVKHDCVGYVLKKAPVRLQECIELFTTVETLEKENPWFCPTCKQHQLATKKLDLWMLPETLIIHLKRFSYTKFSREKLDTLVEFPIRDLDFSEFVIKPQNESAPELYKYDLIAVSNHYGGLRDGHYTTFACNKDSGQWHYFDDNSVSPVTENQIESKAAYVLFYQRQDVARRLQPQPSSSDPPASPACGSPPNSEFMDVN; encoded by the exons GTTCCTCGTGGAACAGCACTGGTACAAACGGTGGGAAGTGTACGTGCAGGGAGGAGACCAGGACTCCGGCACATTCCCTGGCTGCATCAATAATGCTGACCTCTTTGAAG ACCAGGTAAACTGGCGCCTCAAGAAGGGTCTAGTGGAAGGTGAGGACTATGTGCTGCTCCCAGCAGCTGCTTGGCATTACCTGGTCGACTGGTATGGTCTAGAGCATGGCCAGCCACCCATTGAACGCAAG GTTGTGGAGCTGCCCAGCGTCCAGAAGGTGGAAGTGTACCCAGTAGAACTGCTGCTTGTCCGGCACAGTGATATGGACACACCTCACACTGCTCAATTCAGCCATACAGATTCTGTTG ACCTCGTTTTGCGCACCGCCCGAGAGCACTTCCTGGTGAGCCCTCAGGAAGAGACACGGCTGTGGATCAAGAACGCAGAGGGCTCTTTCGAGAGGTTGTGCAACACACGTGTCACAGTGCTTGACGCTGCCCTCAAGACAGGgcag GTGGTCATTATGGAGACCCGAAACAAGGATGGCACTTGGCCCAGTGCCCAGCCACAGGCCGT GAACACTGcattggaggaggaggaggatttcCAGGGCCAGCCAGGCATCTGCGGTCTCACCAACCTGGGCAACACGTGCTTCATGAACTCAGCCCTGCAG TGCCTCAGCAATGTGCCACAGCTCACCGAGTACTTCCTCAAAAACCACTACCTGGAAGAGCTCAACTTCTGCAACCCACTGGGCATGAAGGGTGAGATCGCAGAGGCCTACGCAGACCTGGTGAAGCAGGCCTGGTCCGGCCACCACCGGTCCATTGTGCCCCATGTGTTCAAG ACCAAGGTTGGCCACTTTGCATCCCAGTTTCTGGGCTACCAGCAGCATGACTCACAGGAGCTGCTGTCGTTCCTCCTGGATGGGCTACATGAGGACCTCAATCGTGTCAAGAAGAAGGAATATGTGGAGTTGTGTGATGCTGCTGGACGGCCAGATCAG GAGGTCGCTCAGGAGGCCTGGCAGAACCACAAACGGCGGAATGATTCTGTGATTGTGGACACTTTCCATGGTCTCTTCAAGTCCACGCTGGTGTGCCCTGATTGCGGCAACGTATCTGTGACCTTCGACCCTTTCTGCTACCTCAGTGTCCCACTGCCTGTCAGCCACAAGAGGGTCATGGAGGTCTTCTTTGTCTCCATGGATCCTCGCCGCAAGCCGGAGCAG CACCGGCTCGTGGTCCCCAAGAAGGGCAAGATCTCGGATCTGTGTGTGGCTCTGGCCAAACACACTGGCATGTCACCAGAAAGG ATGATGGTGGCTGACGTCTTTAGCCACCGCTTCTATAAGATCTACCAGCTGGAGGAGTCTCTGAGCAGCATCTTGGACCGCGATGATATTTTCAT aTATGAGGTGTCGGGCAGGTCTGCTATTGGTGAAAACTCCAGGGAAGACGTTGTGCTTCCTATCTACCTGCGGGAGCGCACCCCAGCCCGGGACTACAACAACTCCTACTATGGCCTGATGCTCTTTGGGCACCCTCTCCTGGTGTCGGTGCCCCGTGACCGGCTCTCCTGGGATGCCCTCTATCACATCCTGCTGTACCGCCTCTC GCGCTATGTGACCAGACCCAGCTCGGATGACGAAGATGACGGGGATGAGAAAg GACACGTGGCTGGGGCCAGCTCCCAGGATTCTGGGCCGGAGCAGGCGGGGCCCAGCTCTGGAGTCGCAGGCGGAAGCCGTGCCCCCGTGGATAACTCCCCTGGACCATCTCACTGGCCCCAGAGGGCACGGCGCAAGCACCTGTTCACCCTGCAGACAGTGAACTCCAATGGGACCAGCGACCGCTCAACCTTCAACGAGGATACCCATG CCCAGCCGTACATTGCCATCGATTGGGAGCCAGAGATGAAGAAGCGTTACTATGACGAGGTGGAGGCCGAG GGCTACGTGAAACATGACTGTGTTGGGTACGTGCTGAAGAAGGCTCCTGTGCGGCTGCAGGAGTGCATTGAGCTCTTCACCACTGTCGAGACTCTGGAGAAGGAAAATCCCTG GTTCTGCCCCACCTGCAAGCAGCACCAGCTGGCCACCAAGAAGCTGGACCTGTGGATGCTGCCCGAGACACTCATCATCCACCTGAAGCGCTTCTCCTATACCAAGTTCTCCCGCGAGAAGCTGGACACCCTTGTGGAGTTTCCTATCCG GGACCTGGACTTCTCTGAGTTTGTCATCAAGCCGCAGAATGAGTCCGCTCCAGAGCTGTACAAATATGATCTCATCGCAGTTTCCAATCATTACGGGGGCCTGCGTGACGGACACT ACACAACATTTGCTTGCAACAAAGACAGCGGCCAGTGGCATTACTTCGATGACAACAGTGTCTCACCTGTAACTGAGAATCAGATCGAG TCCAAGGCAGCCTATGTCCTCTTCTACCAACGCCAGGATGTGGCGCGTCGCCTGCAACCCCAGCCCAGTTCATCTGACCCCCCGGCATCTCCTGCCTGCGGTTCCCCACCCAACTCTGAGTTCATGGATGTAAACTAA
- the USP11 gene encoding ubiquitin carboxyl-terminal hydrolase 11 isoform X5 yields the protein MAAVAANVAAAAEDREPQREAVPGLESQWRQIENSESGRERPLRAGESWFLVEQHWYKRWEVYVQGGDQDSGTFPGCINNADLFEDQVNWRLKKGLVEGEDYVLLPAAAWHYLVDWYGLEHGQPPIERKVVELPSVQKVEVYPVELLLVRHSDMDTPHTAQFSHTDSVDLVLRTAREHFLVSPQEETRLWIKNAEGSFERLCNTRVTVLDAALKTGQVVIMETRNKDGTWPSAQPQAVNTALEEEEDFQGQPGICGLTNLGNTCFMNSALQCLSNVPQLTEYFLKNHYLEELNFCNPLGMKGEIAEAYADLVKQAWSGHHRSIVPHVFKTKVGHFASQFLGYQQHDSQELLSFLLDGLHEDLNRVKKKEYVELCDAAGRPDQEVAQEAWQNHKRRNDSVIVDTFHGLFKSTLVCPDCGNVSVTFDPFCYLSVPLPVSHKRVMEVFFVSMDPRRKPEQHRLVVPKKGKISDLCVALAKHTGMSPERMMVADVFSHRFYKIYQLEESLSSILDRDDIFIYEVSGRSAIGENSREDVVLPIYLRERTPARDYNNSYYGLMLFGHPLLVSVPRDRLSWDALYHILLYRLSRYVTRPSSDDEDDGDEKGHVAGASSQDSGPEQAGPSSGVAGGSRAPVDNSPGPSHWPQRARRKHLFTLQTVNSNGTSDRSTFNEDTHGVSFSSQPYIAIDWEPEMKKRYYDEVEAEGYVKHDCVGYVLKKAPVRLQECIELFTTVETLEKENPWFCPTCKQHQLATKKLDLWMLPETLIIHLKRFSYTKFSREKLDTLVEFPIRDLDFSEFVIKPQNESAPELYKYDLIAVSNHYGGLRDGHYTTFACNKDSGQWHYFDDNSVSPVTENQIESKAAYVLFYQRQDVARRLQPQPSSSDPPASPACGSPPNSEFMDVN from the exons GTTCCTCGTGGAACAGCACTGGTACAAACGGTGGGAAGTGTACGTGCAGGGAGGAGACCAGGACTCCGGCACATTCCCTGGCTGCATCAATAATGCTGACCTCTTTGAAG ACCAGGTAAACTGGCGCCTCAAGAAGGGTCTAGTGGAAGGTGAGGACTATGTGCTGCTCCCAGCAGCTGCTTGGCATTACCTGGTCGACTGGTATGGTCTAGAGCATGGCCAGCCACCCATTGAACGCAAG GTTGTGGAGCTGCCCAGCGTCCAGAAGGTGGAAGTGTACCCAGTAGAACTGCTGCTTGTCCGGCACAGTGATATGGACACACCTCACACTGCTCAATTCAGCCATACAGATTCTGTTG ACCTCGTTTTGCGCACCGCCCGAGAGCACTTCCTGGTGAGCCCTCAGGAAGAGACACGGCTGTGGATCAAGAACGCAGAGGGCTCTTTCGAGAGGTTGTGCAACACACGTGTCACAGTGCTTGACGCTGCCCTCAAGACAGGgcag GTGGTCATTATGGAGACCCGAAACAAGGATGGCACTTGGCCCAGTGCCCAGCCACAGGCCGT GAACACTGcattggaggaggaggaggatttcCAGGGCCAGCCAGGCATCTGCGGTCTCACCAACCTGGGCAACACGTGCTTCATGAACTCAGCCCTGCAG TGCCTCAGCAATGTGCCACAGCTCACCGAGTACTTCCTCAAAAACCACTACCTGGAAGAGCTCAACTTCTGCAACCCACTGGGCATGAAGGGTGAGATCGCAGAGGCCTACGCAGACCTGGTGAAGCAGGCCTGGTCCGGCCACCACCGGTCCATTGTGCCCCATGTGTTCAAG ACCAAGGTTGGCCACTTTGCATCCCAGTTTCTGGGCTACCAGCAGCATGACTCACAGGAGCTGCTGTCGTTCCTCCTGGATGGGCTACATGAGGACCTCAATCGTGTCAAGAAGAAGGAATATGTGGAGTTGTGTGATGCTGCTGGACGGCCAGATCAG GAGGTCGCTCAGGAGGCCTGGCAGAACCACAAACGGCGGAATGATTCTGTGATTGTGGACACTTTCCATGGTCTCTTCAAGTCCACGCTGGTGTGCCCTGATTGCGGCAACGTATCTGTGACCTTCGACCCTTTCTGCTACCTCAGTGTCCCACTGCCTGTCAGCCACAAGAGGGTCATGGAGGTCTTCTTTGTCTCCATGGATCCTCGCCGCAAGCCGGAGCAG CACCGGCTCGTGGTCCCCAAGAAGGGCAAGATCTCGGATCTGTGTGTGGCTCTGGCCAAACACACTGGCATGTCACCAGAAAGG ATGATGGTGGCTGACGTCTTTAGCCACCGCTTCTATAAGATCTACCAGCTGGAGGAGTCTCTGAGCAGCATCTTGGACCGCGATGATATTTTCAT aTATGAGGTGTCGGGCAGGTCTGCTATTGGTGAAAACTCCAGGGAAGACGTTGTGCTTCCTATCTACCTGCGGGAGCGCACCCCAGCCCGGGACTACAACAACTCCTACTATGGCCTGATGCTCTTTGGGCACCCTCTCCTGGTGTCGGTGCCCCGTGACCGGCTCTCCTGGGATGCCCTCTATCACATCCTGCTGTACCGCCTCTC GCGCTATGTGACCAGACCCAGCTCGGATGACGAAGATGACGGGGATGAGAAAg GACACGTGGCTGGGGCCAGCTCCCAGGATTCTGGGCCGGAGCAGGCGGGGCCCAGCTCTGGAGTCGCAGGCGGAAGCCGTGCCCCCGTGGATAACTCCCCTGGACCATCTCACTGGCCCCAGAGGGCACGGCGCAAGCACCTGTTCACCCTGCAGACAGTGAACTCCAATGGGACCAGCGACCGCTCAACCTTCAACGAGGATACCCATGGTGTCTCCTTCAGCT CCCAGCCGTACATTGCCATCGATTGGGAGCCAGAGATGAAGAAGCGTTACTATGACGAGGTGGAGGCCGAG GGCTACGTGAAACATGACTGTGTTGGGTACGTGCTGAAGAAGGCTCCTGTGCGGCTGCAGGAGTGCATTGAGCTCTTCACCACTGTCGAGACTCTGGAGAAGGAAAATCCCTG GTTCTGCCCCACCTGCAAGCAGCACCAGCTGGCCACCAAGAAGCTGGACCTGTGGATGCTGCCCGAGACACTCATCATCCACCTGAAGCGCTTCTCCTATACCAAGTTCTCCCGCGAGAAGCTGGACACCCTTGTGGAGTTTCCTATCCG GGACCTGGACTTCTCTGAGTTTGTCATCAAGCCGCAGAATGAGTCCGCTCCAGAGCTGTACAAATATGATCTCATCGCAGTTTCCAATCATTACGGGGGCCTGCGTGACGGACACT ACACAACATTTGCTTGCAACAAAGACAGCGGCCAGTGGCATTACTTCGATGACAACAGTGTCTCACCTGTAACTGAGAATCAGATCGAG TCCAAGGCAGCCTATGTCCTCTTCTACCAACGCCAGGATGTGGCGCGTCGCCTGCAACCCCAGCCCAGTTCATCTGACCCCCCGGCATCTCCTGCCTGCGGTTCCCCACCCAACTCTGAGTTCATGGATGTAAACTAA
- the USP11 gene encoding ubiquitin carboxyl-terminal hydrolase 11 isoform X11: MDTPHTAQFSHTDSVDLVLRTAREHFLVSPQEETRLWIKNAEGSFERLCNTRVTVLDAALKTGQVVIMETRNKDGTWPSAQPQAVNTALEEEEDFQGQPGICGLTNLGNTCFMNSALQCLSNVPQLTEYFLKNHYLEELNFCNPLGMKGEIAEAYADLVKQAWSGHHRSIVPHVFKTKVGHFASQFLGYQQHDSQELLSFLLDGLHEDLNRVKKKEYVELCDAAGRPDQEVAQEAWQNHKRRNDSVIVDTFHGLFKSTLVCPDCGNVSVTFDPFCYLSVPLPVSHKRVMEVFFVSMDPRRKPEQHRLVVPKKGKISDLCVALAKHTGMSPERMMVADVFSHRFYKIYQLEESLSSILDRDDIFIYEVSGRSAIGENSREDVVLPIYLRERTPARDYNNSYYGLMLFGHPLLVSVPRDRLSWDALYHILLYRLSRYVTRPSSDDEDDGDEKGHVAGASSQDSGPEQAGPSSGVAGGSRAPVDNSPGPSHWPQRARRKHLFTLQTVNSNGTSDRSTFNEDTHGVSFSSQPYIAIDWEPEMKKRYYDEVEAEGYVKHDCVGYVLKKAPVRLQECIELFTTVETLEKENPWFCPTCKQHQLATKKLDLWMLPETLIIHLKRFSYTKFSREKLDTLVEFPIRDLDFSEFVIKPQNESAPELYKYDLIAVSNHYGGLRDGHYTTFACNKDSGQWHYFDDNSVSPVTENQIESKAAYVLFYQRQDVARRLQPQPSSSDPPASPACGSPPNSEFMDVN; encoded by the exons ATGGACACACCTCACACTGCTCAATTCAGCCATACAGATTCTGTTG ACCTCGTTTTGCGCACCGCCCGAGAGCACTTCCTGGTGAGCCCTCAGGAAGAGACACGGCTGTGGATCAAGAACGCAGAGGGCTCTTTCGAGAGGTTGTGCAACACACGTGTCACAGTGCTTGACGCTGCCCTCAAGACAGGgcag GTGGTCATTATGGAGACCCGAAACAAGGATGGCACTTGGCCCAGTGCCCAGCCACAGGCCGT GAACACTGcattggaggaggaggaggatttcCAGGGCCAGCCAGGCATCTGCGGTCTCACCAACCTGGGCAACACGTGCTTCATGAACTCAGCCCTGCAG TGCCTCAGCAATGTGCCACAGCTCACCGAGTACTTCCTCAAAAACCACTACCTGGAAGAGCTCAACTTCTGCAACCCACTGGGCATGAAGGGTGAGATCGCAGAGGCCTACGCAGACCTGGTGAAGCAGGCCTGGTCCGGCCACCACCGGTCCATTGTGCCCCATGTGTTCAAG ACCAAGGTTGGCCACTTTGCATCCCAGTTTCTGGGCTACCAGCAGCATGACTCACAGGAGCTGCTGTCGTTCCTCCTGGATGGGCTACATGAGGACCTCAATCGTGTCAAGAAGAAGGAATATGTGGAGTTGTGTGATGCTGCTGGACGGCCAGATCAG GAGGTCGCTCAGGAGGCCTGGCAGAACCACAAACGGCGGAATGATTCTGTGATTGTGGACACTTTCCATGGTCTCTTCAAGTCCACGCTGGTGTGCCCTGATTGCGGCAACGTATCTGTGACCTTCGACCCTTTCTGCTACCTCAGTGTCCCACTGCCTGTCAGCCACAAGAGGGTCATGGAGGTCTTCTTTGTCTCCATGGATCCTCGCCGCAAGCCGGAGCAG CACCGGCTCGTGGTCCCCAAGAAGGGCAAGATCTCGGATCTGTGTGTGGCTCTGGCCAAACACACTGGCATGTCACCAGAAAGG ATGATGGTGGCTGACGTCTTTAGCCACCGCTTCTATAAGATCTACCAGCTGGAGGAGTCTCTGAGCAGCATCTTGGACCGCGATGATATTTTCAT aTATGAGGTGTCGGGCAGGTCTGCTATTGGTGAAAACTCCAGGGAAGACGTTGTGCTTCCTATCTACCTGCGGGAGCGCACCCCAGCCCGGGACTACAACAACTCCTACTATGGCCTGATGCTCTTTGGGCACCCTCTCCTGGTGTCGGTGCCCCGTGACCGGCTCTCCTGGGATGCCCTCTATCACATCCTGCTGTACCGCCTCTC GCGCTATGTGACCAGACCCAGCTCGGATGACGAAGATGACGGGGATGAGAAAg GACACGTGGCTGGGGCCAGCTCCCAGGATTCTGGGCCGGAGCAGGCGGGGCCCAGCTCTGGAGTCGCAGGCGGAAGCCGTGCCCCCGTGGATAACTCCCCTGGACCATCTCACTGGCCCCAGAGGGCACGGCGCAAGCACCTGTTCACCCTGCAGACAGTGAACTCCAATGGGACCAGCGACCGCTCAACCTTCAACGAGGATACCCATGGTGTCTCCTTCAGCT CCCAGCCGTACATTGCCATCGATTGGGAGCCAGAGATGAAGAAGCGTTACTATGACGAGGTGGAGGCCGAG GGCTACGTGAAACATGACTGTGTTGGGTACGTGCTGAAGAAGGCTCCTGTGCGGCTGCAGGAGTGCATTGAGCTCTTCACCACTGTCGAGACTCTGGAGAAGGAAAATCCCTG GTTCTGCCCCACCTGCAAGCAGCACCAGCTGGCCACCAAGAAGCTGGACCTGTGGATGCTGCCCGAGACACTCATCATCCACCTGAAGCGCTTCTCCTATACCAAGTTCTCCCGCGAGAAGCTGGACACCCTTGTGGAGTTTCCTATCCG GGACCTGGACTTCTCTGAGTTTGTCATCAAGCCGCAGAATGAGTCCGCTCCAGAGCTGTACAAATATGATCTCATCGCAGTTTCCAATCATTACGGGGGCCTGCGTGACGGACACT ACACAACATTTGCTTGCAACAAAGACAGCGGCCAGTGGCATTACTTCGATGACAACAGTGTCTCACCTGTAACTGAGAATCAGATCGAG TCCAAGGCAGCCTATGTCCTCTTCTACCAACGCCAGGATGTGGCGCGTCGCCTGCAACCCCAGCCCAGTTCATCTGACCCCCCGGCATCTCCTGCCTGCGGTTCCCCACCCAACTCTGAGTTCATGGATGTAAACTAA